A single window of Candoia aspera isolate rCanAsp1 chromosome 3, rCanAsp1.hap2, whole genome shotgun sequence DNA harbors:
- the LRRC40 gene encoding leucine-rich repeat-containing protein 40 isoform X1 gives MSGARKRGAGHSLAGFRRGAGKGEADPSAIPQGLIRAARKSGQLNLSGRELTEVPLHVWRINLDTPEEAYQNLSFSAADRWWEQTDLNKLILSSNKLQCLSDDVKLLSALTVLDVHDNQLTSLPSAIGSLENLQKLNVSHNKLKDIPEELTQLKHLRSLLLQHNELYHLPDEFGQLVSLEELDISNNHISSIPTSFAFLTNVVHLNLASNQLKNLPAEISAMKSLRQLDCTKNFLETIPPELASMVSLEQLYLRRNKLCYLPDFPSCTYLKELHIGENQIEVLRAEQLKYLSSLCVLELRDNKLKSLPDEITLLQGLERLDLSNNDISNLPCKLGNLSQLKFLALEGNPLRAIRRDVLQKGTQEILKYLRSKIQDDGINNPNGEFPMTAMTLPSQSKINMHAITALKTLDYSEKQAAVIPDEVLNAVGDNPVSNVNFSKNNLTDIPARIVELKESVSDINFSFNKLSSVSVELFMLHRLTHLDLRNNILTSLPEEMEALAKLQIINLAFNRFKIFPNVLYHIPTLEVILLGNNQIGSLDPQQLKKMDRLSTLDLQNNDLLQIPPQLGNCVNLRILLLEGNPFRTPRAAILAKGTAAVLEYLRSRIPTSSVADDVN, from the exons ATGTCGGGCGCGCGGAAACGGGGCGCGGGGCATTCCCTCGCGGGCTTCAGGCGGGGCGCGGGGAAGGGTGAGGCCGACCCGTCCGCCATACCCCAGGGCTTGATTCGGGCGGCTAGGAAAAGCGGCCAGTTAAACCTGTCCGGCCGGGAGTTGACCGAAG TACCTCTACATGTATGGCGGATAAATTTGGATACTCCAGAGGAGGCCTACCAAAATCTCTCTTTCAGTGCTGCTGATCGGTGGTGGGAGCAAACTGATCTCAACAAACTGATCTTATCTTCCAACAAACTGCAGTGTCTTTCTGATGATGTCAAACTCTTATCTGCCCTCACTGTGCTGGAT GTGCATGATAATCAACTTACGTCTCTCCCTTCTGCTATAGGATCATTAGAAAATCTTCAGAAACTTAATGTGAG TCATAATAAACTGAAAGATATACCAGAAGAACTTACTCAGCTAAAACACTTGAGGAGTCTGCTTTTGCAACACAATGAATTGTATCACTTGCCTGATGAATTTGGACAGCTTGTCAGTTTGGAAGAGTTG gaTATCTCTAATAACCATATCTCTAGTATCCCTACAAGTTTTGCTTTTCTTACAAATGTGGTGCATCTCAATTTAGCTTCCAATCAGTTAAAGAATCTACCAGCAGAAATCAGTGCAATGAAAA GTTTAAGACAGCTTGACTGCACTAAGAACTTCCTGGAAACTATACCTCCTGAATTGGCCAGTATGGTTTCATTAGAACAACTTTATCTAAGGAGAAATAAATTGTGTTACTTGCCAGATTTTCCTTCATGTACATATTTAAAG gaaTTGCATATTGGTGAAAATCAGATTGAAGTATTAAGAGCTGAACAACTGAAATATCTGAGTTCCTTGTGTGTGTTGGAACTAAGGGATAATAAGTTGAAATCATTGCCTGATGAAATTACTCTGCTACAGGGGTTAGAGCGACTAGACTTATCCAACAATGATATTAGCAA TCTTCCTTGTAAGCTGGGAAACCTTTCTCAGCTGAAGTTCTTAGCACTGGAAGGAAATCCTTTAAGAGCAATCCGAAGGGATGTTCTCCAA AAAGGAACACAAGAAATCCTGAAATACCTTAGAAGCAAAATACAAg atgaTGGAATAAATAACCCAAATGGAGAATTTCCCATGACAGCAATGACTTTGCCAAGTCAATCCAAAATTAATATGCATGCTATTACTGCACTGAAGACATTAGATTATAG TGAGAAACAGGCCGCTGTAATACCGGACGAAGTTCTGAATGCAGTTGGAGACAATCCAGTCAGTAATGTAAACTTCAGCAAGAATAATCTGACTGACATTCCAGCAAG AATTGTGGAACTAAAAGAATCTGTGAGTGATATCAATTTTAGTTTCAATAAGCTCTCTTCTGTTTCTGTGGAGCTCTTTATGCTTCACAGACTGACACATTTGGATCTCAg AAATAACATTTTGACATCTCTGCCAGAAGAAATGGAAGCACTGGCAAAACTACAGATAATAAATCTTGCCTTTAACAG AttcaaaatatttccaaatgtCCTCTATCACATCCCAACCCTTGAAGTAATCCTCCTTGGAAATAATCAGATTGGATCCCTAGATCCTCAGCAGTTAAAGAAGATGGACAGGCTCAGTACTCTAGATCTTCAAAATAATGATCTCTTACAGATTCCACCACAACTTGGGAATTGTGTCAATCTCAG
- the LRRC40 gene encoding leucine-rich repeat-containing protein 40 isoform X2 encodes MSGARKRGAGHSLAGFRRGAGKGEADPSAIPQGLIRAARKSGQLNLSGRELTEVPLHVWRINLDTPEEAYQNLSFSAADRWWEQTDLNKLILSSNKLQCLSDDVKLLSALTVLDVHDNQLTSLPSAIGSLENLQKLNVSHNKLKDIPEELTQLKHLRSLLLQHNELYHLPDEFGQLVSLEELDISNNHISSIPTSFAFLTNVVHLNLASNQLKNLPAEISAMKSLRQLDCTKNFLETIPPELASMVSLEQLYLRRNKLCYLPDFPSCTYLKELHIGENQIEVLRAEQLKYLSSLCVLELRDNKLKSLPDEITLLQGLERLDLSNNDISNLPCKLGNLSQLKFLALEGNPLRAIRRDVLQKGTQEILKYLRSKIQDDGINNPNGEFPMTAMTLPSQSKINMHAITALKTLDYSEKQAAVIPDEVLNAVGDNPVSNVNFSKNNLTDIPARIVELKESVSDINFSFNKLSSVSVELFMLHRLTHLDLRNNILTSLPEEMEALAKLQIINLAFNRFKIFPNVLYHIPTLEVILLGNNQIGSLDPQQLKKMDRLSTLDLQNNDLLQIPPQLGNCNTFTGR; translated from the exons ATGTCGGGCGCGCGGAAACGGGGCGCGGGGCATTCCCTCGCGGGCTTCAGGCGGGGCGCGGGGAAGGGTGAGGCCGACCCGTCCGCCATACCCCAGGGCTTGATTCGGGCGGCTAGGAAAAGCGGCCAGTTAAACCTGTCCGGCCGGGAGTTGACCGAAG TACCTCTACATGTATGGCGGATAAATTTGGATACTCCAGAGGAGGCCTACCAAAATCTCTCTTTCAGTGCTGCTGATCGGTGGTGGGAGCAAACTGATCTCAACAAACTGATCTTATCTTCCAACAAACTGCAGTGTCTTTCTGATGATGTCAAACTCTTATCTGCCCTCACTGTGCTGGAT GTGCATGATAATCAACTTACGTCTCTCCCTTCTGCTATAGGATCATTAGAAAATCTTCAGAAACTTAATGTGAG TCATAATAAACTGAAAGATATACCAGAAGAACTTACTCAGCTAAAACACTTGAGGAGTCTGCTTTTGCAACACAATGAATTGTATCACTTGCCTGATGAATTTGGACAGCTTGTCAGTTTGGAAGAGTTG gaTATCTCTAATAACCATATCTCTAGTATCCCTACAAGTTTTGCTTTTCTTACAAATGTGGTGCATCTCAATTTAGCTTCCAATCAGTTAAAGAATCTACCAGCAGAAATCAGTGCAATGAAAA GTTTAAGACAGCTTGACTGCACTAAGAACTTCCTGGAAACTATACCTCCTGAATTGGCCAGTATGGTTTCATTAGAACAACTTTATCTAAGGAGAAATAAATTGTGTTACTTGCCAGATTTTCCTTCATGTACATATTTAAAG gaaTTGCATATTGGTGAAAATCAGATTGAAGTATTAAGAGCTGAACAACTGAAATATCTGAGTTCCTTGTGTGTGTTGGAACTAAGGGATAATAAGTTGAAATCATTGCCTGATGAAATTACTCTGCTACAGGGGTTAGAGCGACTAGACTTATCCAACAATGATATTAGCAA TCTTCCTTGTAAGCTGGGAAACCTTTCTCAGCTGAAGTTCTTAGCACTGGAAGGAAATCCTTTAAGAGCAATCCGAAGGGATGTTCTCCAA AAAGGAACACAAGAAATCCTGAAATACCTTAGAAGCAAAATACAAg atgaTGGAATAAATAACCCAAATGGAGAATTTCCCATGACAGCAATGACTTTGCCAAGTCAATCCAAAATTAATATGCATGCTATTACTGCACTGAAGACATTAGATTATAG TGAGAAACAGGCCGCTGTAATACCGGACGAAGTTCTGAATGCAGTTGGAGACAATCCAGTCAGTAATGTAAACTTCAGCAAGAATAATCTGACTGACATTCCAGCAAG AATTGTGGAACTAAAAGAATCTGTGAGTGATATCAATTTTAGTTTCAATAAGCTCTCTTCTGTTTCTGTGGAGCTCTTTATGCTTCACAGACTGACACATTTGGATCTCAg AAATAACATTTTGACATCTCTGCCAGAAGAAATGGAAGCACTGGCAAAACTACAGATAATAAATCTTGCCTTTAACAG AttcaaaatatttccaaatgtCCTCTATCACATCCCAACCCTTGAAGTAATCCTCCTTGGAAATAATCAGATTGGATCCCTAGATCCTCAGCAGTTAAAGAAGATGGACAGGCTCAGTACTCTAGATCTTCAAAATAATGATCTCTTACAGATTCCACCACAACTTGGGAATTGT
- the SRSF11 gene encoding serine/arginine-rich splicing factor 11 isoform X1, with product MASSSGTDVIQVTNVSPSASSEQMRTLFGFLGKIEELRLFPPDDSPLPVSSRVCFVKFQEPDSAVVAQHLTNTVFVDRALIVVPYAEGVIPDETKALSLLAPANAVAGLLPGGGLLPTPNPLSQIGAVPLAALGAPTLDPALAALGLPGANLNSQSLAADQLLKLMSTVDPKLNHVAAGLVSPSLKTDTSSKEIEEAMKRVREAQSLISAAIEPDKKDDKRRHSRSRSRSRRRRTPSSSRHRRSRSRSRRRSHSKSRSRRRSKSPRRRRSHSRERTRRSRSTSKPRDKKKEEKEKKRSKTPPKSYSTARRSRSTSRERRRRRSRTGSRSPKKPRSPKRKVSRSPSPKRHKKEKKKDKDKERSRDERERSTSKKKKSKDKEKDRERKSESDKDVKQVTRDYDEEEQGYDSEKEKKEEKAADSTSPKLKESPEKGGGETRESKVNGDDHHEEDMDMSD from the exons ATGGCTTCAAGCAGTGGCACCGATGTGATTCAGGTCACAAATGTCTCCCCGAGTGCCAGCTCGGAACAGATGCGGACTCTCTTCGGTTTCCTGGGCAAGATCGAAGAATTACGCCTCTTCCCTCCCGA tgactCCCCTTTGCCTGTTTCTTCCCGTGTGTGTTTTGTAAAGTTCCAAGAACCTGACTCTGCAGTTGTGGCTCAGCATCTGACAAATACTGTATTCGTTGACAGAGCATTGATAGTCGTACCCTACGCAGAAG GAGTTATTCCTGATGAGACTAAGGCTTTATCTCTCCTGGCACCAGCTAATGCTGTGGCAGGCCTTCTGCCGGGGGGTGGACTCCTGCCTACACCCAACCCACTTTCTCAG ATTGGTGCTGTTCCTCTGGCTGCTTTAGGAGCTCCAACTCTAGATCCAGCCTTAGCTGCTCTAGGTCTTCCTGGGGCAAACTTAAACTCACAG TCCCTTGCAGCAGATCAACTACTAAAACTTATGAGCACAGTGGATCCAAA GCTAAATCACGTAGCTGCAGGCCTTGTTTCCCCAAGTCTGAAAACAGACACCTCCAGTAAAGAAATCGAAGAAGCCATGAAACGAGTACGAGAAGCACAATCCCTGATTTCTGCTGCTATTGAGCCAG ACAAAAAGGATGATAAAAGAAGGCATTCAAGATCCAGATCACgttcaaggaggaggagaacaccTTCTTCTTCCAGACATAG ACGGTCAAGAAGCCGGTCAAGGAGACGGTCACATTCAAAGTCAAGAAGCAGAAGGCGATCTAAAAGTCCTCGACGGCGGCGATCTCACTCCAGAGAACGTACTAGGAGGTCTAGGAGCACTTCCAAACCCAG agacaaaaagaaagaagaaaaggagaagaaacggtctaaaactccacccaaaagcTACAGCACGGCCAGGCGATCCAGAAGCACAAGCAG AGAAAGACGCCGCAGAAGAAGCAGGACTGGCTCCAGATCACCTAAAAAGCCTAGGTCGCCTAAGCGAAAGGTGTCTAGATCCCCTTCACCGAAAAG AcataaaaaggagaagaaaaaagataaagataaagagagAAGCAGGGATGAACGTGAAAGATcaacaagtaaaaagaaaaaaagcaaagacaaagaGAAAGATCGCGAGAGGAAGTCAGAAAGTGACAAAGATGTCAAA CAGGTCACCAGAGATTATGATGAAGAAGAACAAGGCTATGatagtgaaaaagagaaaaaggaagaaaaagctgcAGATTCCACTTCCCCAAAGCTTAAGGAGTCACCGGAGAAAGGGGGTGGTGAGACAAGGGAGTCCAAAGTCAATGGAGATGATCATCATGAAGAGGATATGGATATGAGTGACTGA
- the SRSF11 gene encoding serine/arginine-rich splicing factor 11 isoform X2, which yields MASSSGTDVIQVTNVSPSASSEQMRTLFGFLGKIEELRLFPPDDSPLPVSSRVCFVKFQEPDSAVVAQHLTNTVFVDRALIVVPYAEGVIPDETKALSLLAPANAVAGLLPGGGLLPTPNPLSQIGAVPLAALGAPTLDPALAALGLPGANLNSQSLAADQLLKLMSTVDPKLNHVAAGLVSPSLKTDTSSKEIEEAMKRVREAQSLISAAIEPDKKDDKRRHSRSRSRSRRRRTPSSSRHRRSRSRSRRRSHSKSRSRRRSKSPRRRRSHSRERTRRSRSTSKPRDKKKEEKEKKRSKTPPKSYSTARRSRSTSRERRRRRSRTGSRSPKKPRSPKRKVSRSPSPKRHKKEKKKDKDKERSRDERERSTSKKKKSKDKEKDRERKSESDKDVKVTRDYDEEEQGYDSEKEKKEEKAADSTSPKLKESPEKGGGETRESKVNGDDHHEEDMDMSD from the exons ATGGCTTCAAGCAGTGGCACCGATGTGATTCAGGTCACAAATGTCTCCCCGAGTGCCAGCTCGGAACAGATGCGGACTCTCTTCGGTTTCCTGGGCAAGATCGAAGAATTACGCCTCTTCCCTCCCGA tgactCCCCTTTGCCTGTTTCTTCCCGTGTGTGTTTTGTAAAGTTCCAAGAACCTGACTCTGCAGTTGTGGCTCAGCATCTGACAAATACTGTATTCGTTGACAGAGCATTGATAGTCGTACCCTACGCAGAAG GAGTTATTCCTGATGAGACTAAGGCTTTATCTCTCCTGGCACCAGCTAATGCTGTGGCAGGCCTTCTGCCGGGGGGTGGACTCCTGCCTACACCCAACCCACTTTCTCAG ATTGGTGCTGTTCCTCTGGCTGCTTTAGGAGCTCCAACTCTAGATCCAGCCTTAGCTGCTCTAGGTCTTCCTGGGGCAAACTTAAACTCACAG TCCCTTGCAGCAGATCAACTACTAAAACTTATGAGCACAGTGGATCCAAA GCTAAATCACGTAGCTGCAGGCCTTGTTTCCCCAAGTCTGAAAACAGACACCTCCAGTAAAGAAATCGAAGAAGCCATGAAACGAGTACGAGAAGCACAATCCCTGATTTCTGCTGCTATTGAGCCAG ACAAAAAGGATGATAAAAGAAGGCATTCAAGATCCAGATCACgttcaaggaggaggagaacaccTTCTTCTTCCAGACATAG ACGGTCAAGAAGCCGGTCAAGGAGACGGTCACATTCAAAGTCAAGAAGCAGAAGGCGATCTAAAAGTCCTCGACGGCGGCGATCTCACTCCAGAGAACGTACTAGGAGGTCTAGGAGCACTTCCAAACCCAG agacaaaaagaaagaagaaaaggagaagaaacggtctaaaactccacccaaaagcTACAGCACGGCCAGGCGATCCAGAAGCACAAGCAG AGAAAGACGCCGCAGAAGAAGCAGGACTGGCTCCAGATCACCTAAAAAGCCTAGGTCGCCTAAGCGAAAGGTGTCTAGATCCCCTTCACCGAAAAG AcataaaaaggagaagaaaaaagataaagataaagagagAAGCAGGGATGAACGTGAAAGATcaacaagtaaaaagaaaaaaagcaaagacaaagaGAAAGATCGCGAGAGGAAGTCAGAAAGTGACAAAGATGTCAAA GTCACCAGAGATTATGATGAAGAAGAACAAGGCTATGatagtgaaaaagagaaaaaggaagaaaaagctgcAGATTCCACTTCCCCAAAGCTTAAGGAGTCACCGGAGAAAGGGGGTGGTGAGACAAGGGAGTCCAAAGTCAATGGAGATGATCATCATGAAGAGGATATGGATATGAGTGACTGA
- the SRSF11 gene encoding serine/arginine-rich splicing factor 11 isoform X3 has protein sequence MQSCLSAGVIPDETKALSLLAPANAVAGLLPGGGLLPTPNPLSQIGAVPLAALGAPTLDPALAALGLPGANLNSQSLAADQLLKLMSTVDPKLNHVAAGLVSPSLKTDTSSKEIEEAMKRVREAQSLISAAIEPDKKDDKRRHSRSRSRSRRRRTPSSSRHRRSRSRSRRRSHSKSRSRRRSKSPRRRRSHSRERTRRSRSTSKPRDKKKEEKEKKRSKTPPKSYSTARRSRSTSRERRRRRSRTGSRSPKKPRSPKRKVSRSPSPKRHKKEKKKDKDKERSRDERERSTSKKKKSKDKEKDRERKSESDKDVKQVTRDYDEEEQGYDSEKEKKEEKAADSTSPKLKESPEKGGGETRESKVNGDDHHEEDMDMSD, from the exons ATGCAAAGCTGTCTCTCTGCAGGAGTTATTCCTGATGAGACTAAGGCTTTATCTCTCCTGGCACCAGCTAATGCTGTGGCAGGCCTTCTGCCGGGGGGTGGACTCCTGCCTACACCCAACCCACTTTCTCAG ATTGGTGCTGTTCCTCTGGCTGCTTTAGGAGCTCCAACTCTAGATCCAGCCTTAGCTGCTCTAGGTCTTCCTGGGGCAAACTTAAACTCACAG TCCCTTGCAGCAGATCAACTACTAAAACTTATGAGCACAGTGGATCCAAA GCTAAATCACGTAGCTGCAGGCCTTGTTTCCCCAAGTCTGAAAACAGACACCTCCAGTAAAGAAATCGAAGAAGCCATGAAACGAGTACGAGAAGCACAATCCCTGATTTCTGCTGCTATTGAGCCAG ACAAAAAGGATGATAAAAGAAGGCATTCAAGATCCAGATCACgttcaaggaggaggagaacaccTTCTTCTTCCAGACATAG ACGGTCAAGAAGCCGGTCAAGGAGACGGTCACATTCAAAGTCAAGAAGCAGAAGGCGATCTAAAAGTCCTCGACGGCGGCGATCTCACTCCAGAGAACGTACTAGGAGGTCTAGGAGCACTTCCAAACCCAG agacaaaaagaaagaagaaaaggagaagaaacggtctaaaactccacccaaaagcTACAGCACGGCCAGGCGATCCAGAAGCACAAGCAG AGAAAGACGCCGCAGAAGAAGCAGGACTGGCTCCAGATCACCTAAAAAGCCTAGGTCGCCTAAGCGAAAGGTGTCTAGATCCCCTTCACCGAAAAG AcataaaaaggagaagaaaaaagataaagataaagagagAAGCAGGGATGAACGTGAAAGATcaacaagtaaaaagaaaaaaagcaaagacaaagaGAAAGATCGCGAGAGGAAGTCAGAAAGTGACAAAGATGTCAAA CAGGTCACCAGAGATTATGATGAAGAAGAACAAGGCTATGatagtgaaaaagagaaaaaggaagaaaaagctgcAGATTCCACTTCCCCAAAGCTTAAGGAGTCACCGGAGAAAGGGGGTGGTGAGACAAGGGAGTCCAAAGTCAATGGAGATGATCATCATGAAGAGGATATGGATATGAGTGACTGA